A window of the Sporosarcina sp. FSL K6-2383 genome harbors these coding sequences:
- a CDS encoding branched-chain amino acid aminotransferase, with protein MGKHIIDITLSETKKQKPLSDQLEFGRVFTDHMFIADYTEGQGWSGHRIVPYAPIALDPAATVFHYGQSVFEGMKAYMGKDGKVLLFRPEENMRRMNQSCDRLCMPQFTEQSAIEALEELLVIDKEWIPTEEGTSLYIRPYMIATEPYLGVAPSKKYQFTIILSPVGSYYKEGIHPVKILVEDEYVRAVAGGTGMAKTAGNYASGLRAQEIADRKGYSQVLWLDGVERKYIEEVGSMNVFFKINGEVITPVLNGSILEGITRKSIIQLLKHWDIPVIERKISVEEIYEAHRAGTLEEAFGTGTAAVVSPIGELNWRDEQLVVNNGDIGSLSEKLYNELTGIQYGKIVDPFSWVVEVVEPAKA; from the coding sequence ATGGGAAAACATATAATCGACATTACATTAAGTGAAACAAAAAAGCAAAAACCATTATCCGATCAATTGGAGTTTGGAAGAGTATTCACAGACCATATGTTTATTGCGGATTATACTGAAGGACAAGGTTGGAGTGGACATCGAATTGTTCCCTATGCACCTATTGCGTTAGATCCTGCCGCCACGGTTTTTCATTACGGTCAATCTGTATTTGAAGGCATGAAAGCCTATATGGGTAAGGATGGTAAGGTTCTCTTATTCCGTCCAGAGGAAAATATGCGCCGTATGAATCAGTCATGCGATCGCTTATGTATGCCTCAATTTACGGAGCAGAGTGCGATTGAGGCTTTGGAGGAACTATTGGTTATTGATAAAGAATGGATTCCGACAGAAGAAGGCACGTCATTATACATACGCCCATATATGATTGCGACCGAACCGTATTTAGGTGTGGCCCCTTCGAAAAAGTATCAATTCACCATTATTCTATCCCCAGTTGGATCCTATTATAAGGAAGGCATTCATCCAGTTAAAATTTTGGTTGAAGATGAATATGTGCGTGCTGTTGCAGGCGGAACTGGCATGGCGAAAACGGCTGGTAACTATGCATCCGGTTTAAGAGCACAGGAAATTGCTGATCGCAAAGGCTATTCGCAGGTACTGTGGCTGGATGGAGTGGAACGAAAATATATTGAAGAAGTGGGTAGTATGAATGTCTTCTTTAAGATTAACGGTGAAGTGATAACACCTGTTTTGAATGGTAGTATTTTAGAAGGAATTACAAGAAAGTCTATCATCCAGCTATTAAAGCATTGGGATATTCCTGTCATTGAGCGTAAAATTTCAGTTGAAGAAATATATGAGGCGCATCGAGCAGGTACGCTGGAAGAAGCTTTCGGAACGGGAACAGCTGCTGTTGTTTCTCCGATTGGTGAACTGAATTGGCGTGATGAACAGCTAGTTGTTAATAATGGTGATATTGGTAGTTTATCCGAAAAACTATACAACGAGTTAACAGGTATTCAATATGGAAAAATAGTGGATCCATTTAGTTGGGTTGTTGAGGTTGTAGAACCAGCTAAGGCATGA
- the thpR gene encoding RNA 2',3'-cyclic phosphodiesterase — MQQHYFIGIPIPPTFKDTVEMFNKKYQLETTYKVIPHLKDLHVTLFYLGAVPDELLPPLKNRLIEIATHHQAFPTKINGFSYFGASSGPRVVYLSIEQSIALSSLQREIEHNIAQQLVRPISERFTPHITIAKKRKTTDDFFIQKEKIQPIEVSVHSFSLFTIHPNQSPKYEEIQKFELS, encoded by the coding sequence TTGCAACAACATTATTTCATCGGGATTCCCATTCCACCAACCTTTAAAGACACTGTGGAAATGTTTAACAAGAAATATCAACTAGAAACAACTTATAAAGTAATTCCACACCTAAAGGATTTACATGTGACTCTATTTTACTTAGGTGCGGTGCCGGATGAACTGTTGCCACCGCTAAAGAATCGGCTGATAGAAATTGCTACACATCATCAAGCATTTCCTACCAAAATAAACGGTTTTTCATACTTTGGTGCTTCATCTGGACCACGCGTAGTTTATTTATCAATTGAGCAATCAATCGCTTTATCCTCTCTACAGCGTGAGATTGAGCATAATATTGCCCAACAATTGGTACGACCAATCTCAGAACGCTTCACTCCCCATATCACCATTGCAAAAAAGCGTAAAACAACAGATGATTTTTTCATTCAAAAGGAGAAAATCCAGCCGATTGAAGTATCGGTTCACTCATTTTCGCTTTTTACTATTCATCCAAATCAATCACCGAAGTATGAAGAAATACAAAAATTTGAGCTTAGTTAA
- the cynS gene encoding cyanase translates to MTNISKEMATEVILLAKRDKGLTFDEIAAVVGRHPVWTASAIMGQASMSAEEADKLVNLLELDASVSTSLQQIPLKGSLDESIPVDPLLYRFHEILQVYGTTIKGVIHEKFGDGIMSAIDFTMDIDKKEDPAGDRVVVTLDGKFLPYKKW, encoded by the coding sequence ATGACGAATATTTCTAAAGAAATGGCAACAGAAGTAATTTTATTAGCAAAAAGGGATAAAGGATTAACTTTTGACGAGATTGCGGCAGTTGTTGGGCGCCACCCTGTTTGGACAGCCTCCGCTATTATGGGACAGGCGTCGATGAGTGCTGAAGAGGCAGACAAGTTGGTAAATCTACTAGAACTGGATGCATCCGTTTCAACTTCATTACAACAAATTCCGCTAAAAGGTTCGTTAGATGAAAGTATTCCAGTCGATCCACTGCTTTACCGCTTCCATGAAATTTTACAAGTGTATGGCACAACCATCAAAGGTGTTATTCATGAAAAATTTGGCGATGGCATTATGAGTGCGATTGATTTTACGATGGATATTGACAAAAAAGAAGACCCTGCTGGCGATCGTGTTGTTGTCACATTAGACGGTAAATTTTTGCCTTATAAAAAATGGTGA
- a CDS encoding SRPBCC family protein — MKQWTNTVEINAPIETVWQLFDGSLENMQKIMPKVVGNQPVTITDEMVGSIYLQKYQEGKRVMEYEVETLEYSDSSDEKKMKVGFTLGNMFDITAGYHLVKIDESRTSFTYTTTNLPLKWFVKLFLLFGNDKVVVEFVQRVKKIAESAN; from the coding sequence ATGAAACAATGGACGAACACAGTTGAAATTAATGCGCCGATTGAGACGGTGTGGCAGTTGTTTGATGGATCTTTAGAAAATATGCAAAAAATAATGCCGAAGGTTGTTGGAAACCAACCGGTAACGATAACGGATGAAATGGTCGGGAGTATCTATTTGCAAAAATATCAAGAAGGTAAGCGTGTGATGGAATACGAAGTCGAGACGCTAGAGTATAGCGATTCTTCAGATGAAAAAAAGATGAAAGTCGGTTTTACACTGGGAAATATGTTCGATATTACAGCGGGCTACCATTTGGTTAAAATAGATGAATCCAGAACGTCATTTACGTATACAACGACGAATCTTCCCTTAAAATGGTTTGTGAAATTATTTCTATTATTCGGCAATGATAAAGTCGTTGTTGAGTTTGTTCAACGTGTCAAAAAGATTGCTGAATCAGCAAATTAA
- a CDS encoding amino acid ABC transporter ATP-binding protein: protein MIKVQGLVKSFGKLEVLKGIDYEVKEKEIICVIGPSGSGKSTFLRCINLLEEITAGEVFIDGVKVNDPKTDINAIRKEVGMVFQQFNLFPHMRVIDNITIAPKKIRKMTAADAETLAHQLLKKVGLADKANVYPEQLSGGQMQRVAIARALAMQPKIMLFDEPTSALDPEMVNEVLDVMKQLAQEGMTMVVVTHEMGFAKEMGDRVLFMDGGYLVEEGTPEQVFNAPKNERTKAFLSKVL from the coding sequence ATGATCAAGGTCCAAGGATTAGTGAAATCATTTGGCAAGTTGGAAGTGTTAAAGGGCATTGATTATGAAGTGAAGGAAAAAGAAATTATTTGTGTCATTGGCCCAAGTGGTTCGGGGAAAAGTACTTTTTTGCGATGTATTAATTTGCTGGAAGAAATTACGGCAGGGGAAGTTTTTATTGATGGTGTGAAGGTTAATGATCCCAAAACGGATATTAATGCGATTCGCAAAGAAGTGGGGATGGTATTTCAGCAGTTTAACCTATTTCCACATATGCGTGTCATAGACAATATTACGATTGCCCCGAAAAAAATTCGTAAGATGACTGCGGCGGATGCTGAGACGCTGGCTCATCAATTGCTAAAAAAGGTCGGACTCGCAGATAAGGCAAATGTCTATCCCGAGCAATTGTCGGGTGGTCAAATGCAGCGGGTTGCGATTGCTAGGGCATTGGCTATGCAACCGAAAATTATGCTGTTCGACGAGCCGACCTCGGCACTTGATCCAGAAATGGTTAATGAAGTGTTAGATGTTATGAAACAGTTGGCGCAAGAAGGCATGACGATGGTCGTTGTTACGCATGAAATGGGCTTTGCGAAAGAGATGGGTGACCGTGTATTATTCATGGATGGTGGTTATCTAGTAGAAGAAGGAACGCCTGAGCAAGTGTTCAACGCACCGAAAAATGAACGGACGAAAGCATTTTTGAGTAAAGTACTGTAA
- a CDS encoding amino acid ABC transporter permease yields the protein MDFLDIRWDMWGVIWNYRELFIRGIGITVSLTLISYVLGLVLGLFVGMGKLSKKKWLYYPSKYYVDFFRGTPLLVQILLIHTAVIPGIFGQSLGYFTSGVIALSLNSAAYNAEIIRAGIQSIEKGQMEAARSLGMTTVIAMKNIILPQAFRRMVPPLGNELIALLKDSSLLMVIAANDILFAGKVVAGATLRFWEPYIMVAILYLCLTFVLGKLISYVEKRFSNSYIPMQRRNVFSLRRS from the coding sequence TTGGATTTCTTAGATATACGTTGGGATATGTGGGGGGTAATTTGGAACTATCGTGAATTATTTATCCGTGGGATTGGTATTACAGTATCACTCACACTGATTAGTTACGTGCTAGGACTTGTCTTAGGGTTGTTCGTTGGTATGGGGAAGCTATCAAAGAAAAAGTGGCTGTATTATCCAAGTAAGTACTATGTGGACTTTTTCCGAGGGACACCGTTGTTAGTACAAATTTTATTAATTCATACGGCGGTAATACCAGGAATTTTCGGCCAATCCTTAGGGTATTTCACATCAGGTGTCATTGCGCTCAGTTTAAATAGTGCCGCTTATAATGCGGAAATCATTCGTGCTGGTATTCAGTCGATTGAAAAAGGTCAGATGGAAGCCGCGAGATCACTTGGAATGACAACAGTGATTGCGATGAAGAATATTATTTTACCACAAGCTTTTCGACGGATGGTTCCACCACTGGGCAATGAACTAATTGCCTTGTTAAAAGATTCATCATTATTGATGGTCATCGCTGCAAATGATATATTATTTGCAGGTAAAGTTGTTGCTGGAGCTACGCTCAGATTTTGGGAGCCGTATATTATGGTTGCGATTCTTTACTTATGCTTAACCTTTGTATTAGGGAAATTGATTTCATATGTGGAAAAACGCTTTAGTAATAGCTATATTCCGATGCAACGAAGGAACGTCTTTTCATTGCGGCGCTCTTAA
- a CDS encoding basic amino acid ABC transporter substrate-binding protein, with product MKKTGRFLLLGVLLVSLSVVLFGCGTKDSGSSTDVGEGENEGVRKLIVGTDATYAPMESMDEKGNIVGIDIDIVNAIAEAAGFEIEFKNIGWEPLFPAVDNSEVHFAVSSITITEERQKSYDFTDPYFSANQLILVPEDSSVESFAELKDKRVAVQINTTGHIVTKGLLGDTSSKIVAAETMPLAISEMINGNADAAVGDNAVIIDYKANNPKVQVKTIEDASFEKEYYGLMVKKGNTEVLELLNKGIQIIKDNGKLKEITGFDLE from the coding sequence TTGAAGAAGACAGGTCGTTTCTTGTTATTAGGAGTTCTTTTAGTTAGCTTAAGTGTTGTTTTATTTGGATGTGGAACGAAGGATTCAGGTTCGTCAACGGATGTAGGGGAAGGTGAAAATGAAGGGGTTCGTAAACTAATTGTTGGTACTGATGCAACGTATGCGCCAATGGAATCAATGGACGAGAAAGGGAATATTGTCGGGATCGATATTGATATTGTCAATGCGATTGCAGAAGCAGCAGGTTTTGAAATAGAGTTTAAAAACATAGGATGGGAACCATTATTCCCAGCTGTAGATAATAGTGAAGTGCACTTTGCTGTTTCTTCAATTACGATTACGGAAGAACGTCAGAAATCATATGACTTCACTGATCCTTATTTTAGTGCGAATCAACTCATTCTTGTTCCTGAAGATTCTTCGGTAGAAAGTTTTGCAGAATTGAAGGATAAACGCGTAGCTGTTCAAATTAATACTACAGGGCATATTGTCACAAAGGGTTTATTAGGGGATACAAGCTCTAAAATTGTAGCAGCGGAAACAATGCCATTGGCGATTAGTGAAATGATTAACGGGAATGCGGATGCTGCTGTAGGAGATAATGCCGTTATTATTGACTACAAAGCTAACAACCCGAAAGTACAAGTGAAGACAATTGAAGATGCAAGTTTTGAAAAAGAGTATTATGGATTGATGGTTAAAAAAGGGAATACAGAAGTTCTCGAGTTATTAAATAAAGGAATTCAAATTATAAAGGATAATGGGAAATTGAAAGAAATCACTGGCTTTGATCTAGAGTAA
- a CDS encoding SCO family protein yields MVKNKQHNLLATIIVLLFGFVLFYVGTDQFSAFTAETARVNKLVEEKPQFPDVAFEDSNGRTYSIDEFKGKYVFITFIYSMCTTVCIDLEMNMDQVYDLIPKEYIGKDIQFLSISFDPERDDPERLAVYQNLFTNSDGELWRMARIKDQEELQFLLDEFGVIVIPDEYGNFAHNSAFYLVDKQGTLAEVLDYKKVDEAANTVIKILEEEAGA; encoded by the coding sequence ATTGTGAAGAACAAACAGCATAATTTACTAGCGACAATCATCGTTCTACTCTTTGGCTTTGTTCTATTTTATGTAGGAACTGATCAGTTCAGCGCATTTACTGCGGAAACGGCAAGGGTGAATAAGTTAGTGGAGGAAAAACCGCAATTTCCTGACGTAGCATTTGAGGATAGTAATGGTCGCACTTATTCAATTGATGAATTTAAAGGGAAATATGTTTTCATTACATTTATCTACTCGATGTGCACAACAGTTTGTATTGATTTGGAAATGAATATGGATCAGGTTTATGATTTAATTCCAAAGGAGTATATCGGAAAAGACATACAATTTTTAAGTATTAGTTTCGATCCTGAACGTGATGATCCTGAAAGATTGGCTGTTTATCAAAATTTGTTTACGAATAGTGATGGAGAACTCTGGAGAATGGCAAGGATTAAGGACCAAGAGGAGCTACAGTTTTTGTTGGATGAGTTTGGCGTCATCGTAATTCCTGATGAATATGGAAATTTCGCGCATAATTCAGCATTCTATTTGGTTGATAAGCAAGGTACTTTGGCAGAGGTCTTAGATTATAAGAAGGTTGATGAGGCAGCGAATACAGTCATCAAAATCCTTGAAGAAGAAGCAGGTGCGTAG
- a CDS encoding cbb3-type cytochrome c oxidase subunit I, whose amino-acid sequence MATAQSLKEKTNKILGVNAQDAKLSKSYMVVAFIALLIGGFLGLAQGLERAGLIQLPSWFTYYQVLTAHGVLLVLVLTAFFTIGYFYAGLSHTLGGLLPKVRKMGWIGFWMKIVGFVIAVIPILLNKATVLYTFYPPMAASPFFYIGLAFIVLGVWVCAFGAFINVATWRKNNPGQSIPILAFFATGVFVLLFFGSIGVTIEVVMLIFWSAGFLETINVMVSRTLFWAFGHTLVNIWYLTAVSAWYVIVPKVIGGRRFSDTLTRIVVIMLVITNIPGGFHHQIVDPGMAETLKFLHVFMSLSIGLPSLMTAFAMFSVFERTGRRKGGKGLLGWYKKLPWGDVRFLAPMIAMIAFIPAGAGGIAQTTNQLNQVVHNTLWVVGHFHLTVGTSVILTFFGISYWLVPYLSKRVLTPAMNKLGVIQTIIWTAGMLFMSGSMHWVGLLGSPRRTSYTTYGDNATALGWDPYMILLAVGGTLLIIGVVLQVYAVFNMMFFAPKGVTEFPIAEPEENETKTPLWTDRWGLWIIIMLLVVAMGYVVPLVDLIVNAPPGSPPIKTW is encoded by the coding sequence ATGGCAACAGCACAGTCACTTAAGGAAAAAACAAATAAGATATTGGGCGTTAATGCTCAGGATGCGAAGTTATCGAAATCATATATGGTTGTAGCGTTTATAGCATTATTGATAGGTGGGTTTCTAGGATTAGCACAAGGTCTGGAACGAGCAGGTCTTATCCAATTACCATCATGGTTTACCTATTATCAAGTGCTCACAGCACACGGAGTATTACTTGTTCTCGTATTAACAGCGTTCTTCACAATCGGTTACTTTTATGCGGGGCTTTCCCACACACTAGGAGGACTTCTTCCGAAAGTAAGAAAAATGGGTTGGATTGGCTTCTGGATGAAAATTGTGGGATTCGTTATAGCAGTTATACCAATCCTACTGAATAAAGCAACGGTTCTTTATACATTTTACCCGCCAATGGCAGCTTCCCCATTCTTCTATATTGGATTAGCGTTCATTGTATTGGGTGTCTGGGTTTGTGCGTTTGGAGCATTTATCAACGTAGCAACTTGGAGAAAGAATAATCCGGGACAAAGTATTCCAATCCTGGCATTCTTCGCAACAGGTGTATTCGTACTATTATTCTTTGGAAGTATCGGTGTCACAATTGAAGTTGTTATGCTGATTTTTTGGTCAGCTGGTTTCCTTGAAACAATCAATGTCATGGTCAGCCGTACACTGTTTTGGGCTTTCGGCCATACGTTAGTAAACATTTGGTATCTAACAGCCGTATCTGCTTGGTATGTCATTGTACCGAAAGTAATCGGTGGTAGACGATTTAGTGACACGTTAACACGTATTGTCGTCATCATGCTGGTCATCACAAATATCCCAGGTGGATTCCACCACCAAATTGTTGACCCAGGAATGGCGGAAACATTGAAATTCTTGCACGTCTTTATGAGTTTATCAATCGGTTTACCGTCACTTATGACTGCGTTCGCGATGTTCTCAGTGTTTGAACGTACAGGTAGAAGAAAAGGTGGTAAAGGGCTACTTGGTTGGTATAAAAAATTACCTTGGGGCGATGTTCGCTTCCTTGCACCGATGATTGCGATGATTGCTTTCATTCCAGCAGGAGCGGGTGGTATTGCTCAAACAACAAATCAATTGAACCAAGTTGTTCACAATACGTTATGGGTTGTTGGACACTTCCACTTAACTGTGGGTACATCCGTTATTCTAACATTCTTCGGAATTAGTTATTGGTTAGTACCTTATCTATCTAAACGGGTGTTAACACCGGCGATGAATAAACTAGGGGTTATCCAAACAATTATTTGGACGGCCGGTATGCTGTTCATGTCAGGTTCGATGCACTGGGTTGGTTTACTTGGCTCACCACGTCGAACATCTTATACAACATATGGCGATAACGCAACAGCACTCGGTTGGGATCCATACATGATTCTACTTGCTGTCGGTGGAACACTATTAATCATTGGTGTTGTGCTCCAAGTTTACGCAGTCTTTAATATGATGTTCTTTGCACCAAAAGGAGTAACAGAATTCCCGATTGCTGAGCCAGAGGAAAACGAAACAAAAACACCACTTTGGACAGATCGTTGGGGACTATGGATTATCATCATGCTATTAGTCGTCGCAATGGGCTATGTCGTTCCGTTAGTAGACTTAATTGTAAATGCACCACCAGGTTCACCACCAATTAAGACTTGGTAA
- a CDS encoding cytochrome c oxidase subunit II, with the protein MKMHRYEELWLIISGGMLVIFMLITGYQTFALGMGPPSHKETLDPQKVDQTAPFDNPGVYDRGDNEYEVIMTLQTFGFTPSNIEVPVGANVTFTMTSKDVVHGFQVVGTNLNAMVMPGYIQKITQKFDEPGEYLVLCNEYCGIGHQMMSTTITVK; encoded by the coding sequence ATGAAAATGCACCGTTATGAAGAATTATGGCTCATCATAAGTGGCGGCATGTTGGTTATCTTCATGTTAATCACGGGATATCAAACATTCGCACTAGGCATGGGGCCACCAAGTCATAAAGAAACACTTGATCCACAAAAGGTGGACCAAACAGCACCATTCGATAACCCAGGTGTTTACGATCGAGGCGACAACGAATATGAAGTGATTATGACATTACAAACATTTGGTTTTACGCCAAGTAATATCGAAGTGCCGGTAGGGGCAAACGTGACATTCACAATGACTTCTAAAGATGTGGTTCACGGATTTCAAGTAGTGGGCACTAACTTGAACGCAATGGTTATGCCAGGATATATTCAAAAGATTACACAGAAATTTGATGAACCTGGTGAATATTTAGTGTTATGTAATGAATACTGTGGAATCGGTCATCAGATGATGAGTACGACAATCACGGTTAAATAA
- a CDS encoding Crp/Fnr family transcriptional regulator — protein sequence MEQLKEMIRQFRIFKDLCDKEIVPFLEIIKKKKFDDKSMVFMHDNPITHVYFVGSGKVKVFRNDMAGKEQIVCVKQPGDMFPHVGFFRKGDYPAHAQVIEDSELYFISIQDFEEVLMANPHLAIKLFSVLGDQIVDVQQRLEEMALRSTNERILLLLLRLSETHREEQGDGWIKLNTKFTNSDLANMIGTTRESVNRMISHLRKEQAIKLVEGSYFIDPEKVQEELSM from the coding sequence TTGGAACAGTTAAAAGAGATGATTAGACAGTTTAGGATTTTTAAAGACTTATGCGATAAAGAAATTGTACCGTTCCTAGAAATTATAAAAAAGAAGAAATTCGATGATAAAAGCATGGTTTTTATGCATGATAATCCCATCACCCATGTTTATTTTGTCGGCTCTGGAAAAGTGAAAGTATTTCGAAACGATATGGCGGGTAAAGAACAAATTGTTTGCGTCAAACAACCAGGCGATATGTTTCCACATGTTGGATTTTTCCGCAAAGGTGATTATCCTGCACATGCACAAGTTATTGAGGATTCGGAACTGTACTTCATTTCCATACAGGATTTTGAAGAGGTGCTAATGGCAAATCCCCATCTGGCTATCAAGCTATTTAGTGTATTGGGCGATCAAATTGTAGATGTTCAGCAACGACTAGAAGAAATGGCGCTTCGTAGTACCAATGAAAGAATTTTATTGCTTCTATTACGTCTTAGTGAGACACATCGAGAGGAGCAGGGGGACGGATGGATTAAGTTAAATACAAAATTTACAAATTCAGACCTTGCCAATATGATTGGAACAACGCGAGAGTCCGTCAATCGTATGATTTCACATTTGAGAAAAGAACAAGCGATTAAGTTAGTAGAAGGTAGTTACTTTATTGATCCTGAAAAGGTACAAGAGGAACTATCAATGTAA